In a single window of the Papaver somniferum cultivar HN1 chromosome 8, ASM357369v1, whole genome shotgun sequence genome:
- the LOC113305974 gene encoding protein Hook homolog 3-like, whose product MGKRGKCDDYVKIEKTNVVKKRLNQRKYINQLKREIRCLERANKTYKTTAIELETWKENFIENEKELEAYRKMNSNGSLVEKKLDSVVHEDKLKGEFLVNDEQNDYKIKYSELLLRMKRLEDDQIQCSMSEYHKVVQLETEKKELGIGNCGLQEEVNVWEKVIQACKVKSNELSALLDEKKMEYVVLEDKCKDLRLSKLVVDDELKNYKTKCMELEERITQVEADQRVICEKEKKGQEQNLFLLHENGKLVQLKTENRELELGKCRLQDEINNWSKKFQEMETQFQGLPMKVLWRKLN is encoded by the coding sequence ATGGGAAAAAGAGGTAAATGTGATGATTATGTAAAGATTGAAAAGACTAATGTAGTCAAGAAAAGACTTAATCAGAGAAAGTATATTAATCAGCTTAAGAGAGAAATTCGATGTTTAGAACGTGCAAATAAAACATATAAAACTACTGCCATTGAATTAGAAACATGGAAAGAGAATTTTATAGAGAATGAGAAAGAATTAGAAGCTTACAGAAAAATGAACAGTAATGGGTCACTAGTGGAGAAGAAATTGGATTCTGTTGTGCATGAGGATAAGTTGAAAGGGGAATTTCTTGTAAATGATGAGCAGAATGATTATAAAATCAAGTACAGCGAACTTCTTCTTCGGATGAAACGACTAGAAGATGATCAAATCCAATGCAGTATGAGTGAATACCACAAGGTTGTTCAGCTTGAGACAGAGAAAAAGGAATTGGGGATTGGGAATTGTGGATTACAGGAAGAGGTGAATGTTTGGGAGAAAGTAATACAGGCTTGTAAAGTGAAGAGTAATGAGCTGTCTGCTTTACTCGATGAGAAGAAAATGGAATATGTTGTGCTTGAGGATAAATGTAAAGATCTAAGATTAAGTAAACTTGTCGTCGATGATGAATTGAAAAATTATAAAACTAAGTGTATGGAGCTTGAAGAGCGGATTACTCAAGTAGAAGCAGATCAAAGAGTTATTTGTGAAAAGGAGAAGAAGGGACAagaacaaaatttatttttgttgcATGAAAATGGCAAGCTTGTTCAACTCAAGACAGAAAATAGGGAATTGGAGCTCGGGAAATGCAGATTACAGGATGAGATTAATAATTGGAGCAAGAAGTTTCAAGAGATGGAAACCCAATTTCAAGGATTGCCAATGAAGGTGCTTTGGAGAAAGCTAAACTGA
- the LOC113302396 gene encoding uncharacterized protein LOC113302396 isoform X2 has protein sequence MCNTLINVESEKNIPIEIELDGIIDISDSEDELPPSERRFNRSLPGQRCDENWSNLKEDSPLSSTRKRKWVSATGSSEQGIEEDIIMKKFNAHKDENPKRFSLTMCSRIPNASFGGQHVEENKSSTEGETLDHLQTSGSLHEKVGNTCMGDTENVLEDVRSNGESENYGAHVVKGDLHLDDNQIKLIQGNQSNWKFGADMLSSFEEDPEISMKAVCALCRQQTLQEKSEQDPLGYNAKRGFGAFYVISPCLHFLSKSYLFALYVFVFQASYFGVRIFSYPAAPFLIYLRLNTIDGPGIDGWSLFIYLFLN, from the exons ATGTGTAATACATTAATAAATGTTGAAAGTGAGAAGAATATACCTATAGAGATCGAACTTGATGGCATCATCGACATCAGTGACAGCGAAGATGAATTGCCACCATCAGAAAGAAGATTTAATAGGTCTTTACCAGGTCAGAGGTGTGATGAAAATTGGAGCAATCTTAAGGAGGATTCCCCACTCAGTTCGACAAGGAAACGAAAGTGGGTTTCAGCCACTGGATCAAGTGAACAAGGGATTGAGGAAGATATTATAATGAAGAAATTTAATGCGCATAAAGATGAAAATCCCAAGCGCTTCTCATTGACGATGTGCTCACGGATTCCTAATGCATCTTTTGGAGGTCAACATGTTGAAGAAAATAAGAGCTCCACTGAAGGGGAAACACTTGACCATTTGCAAACGAGTGGAAGTTTACATGAGAAGGTAGGGAACACTTGTATGGGTGACACAGAGAATGTGCTGGAAGATGTTcgttcaaatggtgaaagtgagAATTATGGTGCACATGTGGTGAAAGGCGATTTACATTTGGATGATAATCAAATTAAACTTATCCAAGGTAATCAATCGAATTGGAAATTTGGGGCGGACATGCTTTCTTCCTTCGAAGAGGATCCTGAGATTTCTATGAAAGCTGTTTGTGCCCTTTGTCGACAGCAAACATTGCAGGAAAAATCTGAGCAAGATCCACTGGGTTACAATGCGAAGCGTGGGTTTGGCGCGTTTTATGTAATCAG TCCATGTCTGCACTTCCTTTCGAAAAGTTATTTGTTTGCTCTTTATGTGTTCGTGTTTCAAGCTTCATACTTTGGTGTGAGAATCTTTTCCTATCCGGCTGCACCATTTCTTATCTACTTGAGGTTGAACACGATTGATGGACCAGGTATTGATGGATGGtccctatttatttatttatttctcaattaa
- the LOC113302396 gene encoding uncharacterized protein LOC113302396 isoform X3 → MCNTLINVESEKNIPIEIELDGIIDISDSEDELPPSERRFNRSLPGQRCDENWSNLKEDSPLSSTRKRKWVSATGSSEQGIEEDIIMKKFNAHKDENPKRFSLTMCSRIPNASFGGQHVEENKSSTEGETLDHLQTSGSLHEKVGNTCMGDTENVLEDVRSNGESENYGAHVVKGDLHLDDNQIKLIQGNQSNWKFGADMLSSFEEDPEISMKAVCALCRQQTLQEKSEQDPLGYNAKRGFGAFYVISPCLHFLSKSYLFALYVFVFQASYFGVRIFSYPAAPFLIYLRLNTIDGPGELK, encoded by the exons ATGTGTAATACATTAATAAATGTTGAAAGTGAGAAGAATATACCTATAGAGATCGAACTTGATGGCATCATCGACATCAGTGACAGCGAAGATGAATTGCCACCATCAGAAAGAAGATTTAATAGGTCTTTACCAGGTCAGAGGTGTGATGAAAATTGGAGCAATCTTAAGGAGGATTCCCCACTCAGTTCGACAAGGAAACGAAAGTGGGTTTCAGCCACTGGATCAAGTGAACAAGGGATTGAGGAAGATATTATAATGAAGAAATTTAATGCGCATAAAGATGAAAATCCCAAGCGCTTCTCATTGACGATGTGCTCACGGATTCCTAATGCATCTTTTGGAGGTCAACATGTTGAAGAAAATAAGAGCTCCACTGAAGGGGAAACACTTGACCATTTGCAAACGAGTGGAAGTTTACATGAGAAGGTAGGGAACACTTGTATGGGTGACACAGAGAATGTGCTGGAAGATGTTcgttcaaatggtgaaagtgagAATTATGGTGCACATGTGGTGAAAGGCGATTTACATTTGGATGATAATCAAATTAAACTTATCCAAGGTAATCAATCGAATTGGAAATTTGGGGCGGACATGCTTTCTTCCTTCGAAGAGGATCCTGAGATTTCTATGAAAGCTGTTTGTGCCCTTTGTCGACAGCAAACATTGCAGGAAAAATCTGAGCAAGATCCACTGGGTTACAATGCGAAGCGTGGGTTTGGCGCGTTTTATGTAATCAG TCCATGTCTGCACTTCCTTTCGAAAAGTTATTTGTTTGCTCTTTATGTGTTCGTGTTTCAAGCTTCATACTTTGGTGTGAGAATCTTTTCCTATCCGGCTGCACCATTTCTTATCTACTTGAGGTTGAACACGATTGATGGACCAG GGGAACTGAAATAG
- the LOC113302396 gene encoding uncharacterized protein LOC113302396 isoform X4 — protein sequence MCNTLINVESEKNIPIEIELDGIIDISDSEDELPPSERRFNRSLPGQRCDENWSNLKEDSPLSSTRKRKWVSATGSSEQGIEEDIIMKKFNAHKDENPKRFSLTMCSRIPNASFGGQHVEENKSSTEGETLDHLQTSGSLHEKVGNTCMGDTENVLEDVRSNGESENYGAHVVKGDLHLDDNQIKLIQGNQSNWKFGADMLSSFEEDPEISMKAVCALCRQQTLQEKSEQDPLGYNAKRGFGAFYVISFILWCENLFLSGCTISYLLEVEHD from the exons ATGTGTAATACATTAATAAATGTTGAAAGTGAGAAGAATATACCTATAGAGATCGAACTTGATGGCATCATCGACATCAGTGACAGCGAAGATGAATTGCCACCATCAGAAAGAAGATTTAATAGGTCTTTACCAGGTCAGAGGTGTGATGAAAATTGGAGCAATCTTAAGGAGGATTCCCCACTCAGTTCGACAAGGAAACGAAAGTGGGTTTCAGCCACTGGATCAAGTGAACAAGGGATTGAGGAAGATATTATAATGAAGAAATTTAATGCGCATAAAGATGAAAATCCCAAGCGCTTCTCATTGACGATGTGCTCACGGATTCCTAATGCATCTTTTGGAGGTCAACATGTTGAAGAAAATAAGAGCTCCACTGAAGGGGAAACACTTGACCATTTGCAAACGAGTGGAAGTTTACATGAGAAGGTAGGGAACACTTGTATGGGTGACACAGAGAATGTGCTGGAAGATGTTcgttcaaatggtgaaagtgagAATTATGGTGCACATGTGGTGAAAGGCGATTTACATTTGGATGATAATCAAATTAAACTTATCCAAGGTAATCAATCGAATTGGAAATTTGGGGCGGACATGCTTTCTTCCTTCGAAGAGGATCCTGAGATTTCTATGAAAGCTGTTTGTGCCCTTTGTCGACAGCAAACATTGCAGGAAAAATCTGAGCAAGATCCACTGGGTTACAATGCGAAGCGTGGGTTTGGCGCGTTTTATGTAATCAG CTTCATACTTTGGTGTGAGAATCTTTTCCTATCCGGCTGCACCATTTCTTATCTACTTGAGGTTGAACACGATTGA
- the LOC113302396 gene encoding uncharacterized protein LOC113302396 isoform X1: protein MCNTLINVESEKNIPIEIELDGIIDISDSEDELPPSERRFNRSLPGQRCDENWSNLKEDSPLSSTRKRKWVSATGSSEQGIEEDIIMKKFNAHKDENPKRFSLTMCSRIPNASFGGQHVEENKSSTEGETLDHLQTSGSLHEKVGNTCMGDTENVLEDVRSNGESENYGAHVVKGDLHLDDNQIKLIQGNQSNWKFGADMLSSFEEDPEISMKAVCALCRQQTLQEKSEQDPLGYNAKRGFGAFYVIRGTEIAAFLADGDQEGGLKKSIEELNLWDRKALEERKMLARIHSNQLFRIYKAKEDPFFLPSSAN, encoded by the exons ATGTGTAATACATTAATAAATGTTGAAAGTGAGAAGAATATACCTATAGAGATCGAACTTGATGGCATCATCGACATCAGTGACAGCGAAGATGAATTGCCACCATCAGAAAGAAGATTTAATAGGTCTTTACCAGGTCAGAGGTGTGATGAAAATTGGAGCAATCTTAAGGAGGATTCCCCACTCAGTTCGACAAGGAAACGAAAGTGGGTTTCAGCCACTGGATCAAGTGAACAAGGGATTGAGGAAGATATTATAATGAAGAAATTTAATGCGCATAAAGATGAAAATCCCAAGCGCTTCTCATTGACGATGTGCTCACGGATTCCTAATGCATCTTTTGGAGGTCAACATGTTGAAGAAAATAAGAGCTCCACTGAAGGGGAAACACTTGACCATTTGCAAACGAGTGGAAGTTTACATGAGAAGGTAGGGAACACTTGTATGGGTGACACAGAGAATGTGCTGGAAGATGTTcgttcaaatggtgaaagtgagAATTATGGTGCACATGTGGTGAAAGGCGATTTACATTTGGATGATAATCAAATTAAACTTATCCAAGGTAATCAATCGAATTGGAAATTTGGGGCGGACATGCTTTCTTCCTTCGAAGAGGATCCTGAGATTTCTATGAAAGCTGTTTGTGCCCTTTGTCGACAGCAAACATTGCAGGAAAAATCTGAGCAAGATCCACTGGGTTACAATGCGAAGCGTGGGTTTGGCGCGTTTTATGTAATCAG GGGAACTGAAATAGCTGCTTTTCTCGCGGATGGAGATCAAGAGGGCGGCCTAAAGAAGTCCATTGAGGAGTTGAATCTGTGGGATCGTAAAGCCCTTGAAGAACGCAAGATGTTAGCTAGAATCCATTCAAATCAGTTATTCAGAATATATAAAGCTAAAGAAGATCCTTTCTTCCTTCCTAGTTCAGCAAATTAG